The proteins below come from a single Phocoena sinus isolate mPhoSin1 chromosome 2, mPhoSin1.pri, whole genome shotgun sequence genomic window:
- the MED6 gene encoding mediator of RNA polymerase II transcription subunit 6 isoform X5: MAAVDIRDNLLGISWVDSSWIPILNSGSVLDYFSERSNPFYDRTCNNEVVKMQRLTLEHLNQMVGVEYILLHAQEPILFIIRKQQRQSPTQVIPLADYYIIAGVIYQAPDLGSVINSRVLTVVHGIQSAFDEAMSYCRYHPSKGYWWHFKDHEEQDKVKPKVKRKEEPSSIFQRQRVDALLLDLRQKFPPRFVQRLKIMYPSDQWVYIMCQILC; encoded by the exons ATGGCGGCGGTGGATATCCGAG ATAATCTGCTGGGAATCTCTTGGGTTGACAGTTCCTGGATCCCTATTTTGAACAGTGGAAGTGTCCTGGATTACTTTTCAGAAAGAAGTAATCCTTTTTATGACAGGACATGTAATAATGAAGTGGTCAAAATGCAGAGGCTAACATTAGAACACTTAAA TCAGATGGTTGGAGTGGAATACATCCTTTTACATGCCCAAGAGCCCATTCTTTTTATCATTCGAAAGCAACAGCGGCAGTCCCCTACTCAAG TTATCCCACTGGCTGATTACTATATTATTGCCGGAGTGATCTATCAGGCACCAGACTTGGGATCAGTTATAAACTCTAGAGTG cttACTGTGGTACATGGCATTCAGTCAGCTTTTGATGAAGCTATGTCATACTGTCGATATCATCCTTCCAAAGGGTATTGGTGGCACTTCAAAGATCATGAAGAGCAAG ataaaGTCAAACCTAAAgtcaaaaggaaagaagaacCAAGCTCTATTTTCCAGAGACAGCGTGTGGATGCTTTACTCCTAGACCTTAGACAAAAATTTCCACCCCGATTTGTGCAG